Genomic DNA from Paenibacillus sp. KS-LC4:
TTCCTGATAAACCTCGGCTTCAGAGCGCCCCGGCAGCAGGTCGATTGTGAGAAGTACGGTTGCAGCCTCCCTTGCTTCGCTTCCTAAGTACTCTGCCGCATCTAAAGCGTCTGTGCCGCCGATATTTCCATTTGCTGCGTCGATGCCTTGAACGGCGCCAGAAGCGCGCTGCTCCTTGCTTGCCGCCTGTTTGAGCGCTTTGACGACGAATTGGCTGCATCTAAGGGCGGTTGGGCCGGATAAGCCGAAGTGGGTGAAGATCATGTCGCCTTCATGGGTAATCATTTTTTTGCCCTTCGCATTCCACACCGTTAGCTCTACCTCGCGCAGTGAAATGCCCTGCAAAGCTTTGCTGCGTATCCAAGGCTCGGAGGAGGTTAGGGGCACTTCTGTCGGATACAGCTCGGTAATCGTATGCCCGCCGCTGACAGCCCAAGGATAGCCGTCGCCAGTGGAGCCGGTATGGGGGACGGATTTGCCGCCCGTAGCGATAATGACGGCCTTCGCCGCGAGCTTTTCGCCGTTTTGCAGCAGTAGTCCTTGTACAGCACCATCCGCGTAAAGAACCTCGCGAACAGGTGTATTTGTTCGAATGTCCACCCCTTGCTCTCGAACTTTGCGGATGAGCGCATCGACGACCGTTTTGGCTTTGTCGGAAACAGGAAACATTCGGCCGCGGTCTTCCTCCTTCAAAGCAATGCCCATCCCTTCGAAAAAAGCGATAATATCCCGATTGCCAAACGCATTCAGCGCACTGAATAAAAATTTTCCGTTTCCGGGTATATGTTGGATGAGTTGATCCATCTCTTTTGCGTTCGTCACATTACAGCGTCCGCCTCCGGAAATGCCGAGCTTGCGCCCAAGCTTGTCTCCTTTATCAACGAGTAGAACAGAGGCGCCGTGCGCGCTTGCAGCTACCGCTGCCATCAGACCGGAGGGGCCTCCGCCAACAATTATAATATCGTACATGATTCACTCAGCCTTTCTTTCTGCAATCTTGTTTATTGTACCATTCTTCGGACGAAATATTGAGTTATAATAGAACATAATTCATCAGTTGGAGGTGCCTTGGATGATTCGTATGGAATGGACGTTTCAGGGTTATGCGGATACTGAACTATACGTAAGAGAATGGAAGCCGGAAAAGGAACGTCCAAAGGGCGTTTTATGTCTCATACATGGGATGGGCGAGCATGGTGAACGTTATCGTTCATATGCGGCGAGGCTCGTAGCCGCTCAATATGCTGTCATAGCTATTGATCAGCAGGGCCATGGCCGTTCATCCGGGTCAAGGGGGCATTTGCCTTCTGTAGATGATGCGGCGGCCAATGCCGCCATGCTGGTGGAGCAGGCCGCGGAGCGCCATCCAGGGCTGCCGCTCTTTCTATACGGGCACAGTATGGGCGGCAACATTGCGATGAATTGCGCACTGCGGCTTCGGCCTGCAGTGAAGGCACTCGTGCTGTCTAGTCCATGGCTAAAGCTGGCCTTTAAACCGCCGCGTGCCAAGCTGTGGTTGGGGAAGCGGCTTGCGGCCATTTGGCCAGGGCTGCCGCAATCGACGGGCTTGAAAAGCGGGGATCTGTACCGTCGTGGTTATAAGGAGGCCGTGCATATAGAGGGAGATCCACTGTGCCATTCGCGCATTACGGTTAAAACCTTTATGAATCTCCATGATTCAGGCGAATGGGCAATAGCCAATTGCACTCAGCTTCAAGTGCCATTGCTGCTTATACACGGCGCAGCTGACAAGATCACCTCTCATGAAGCGAGCGAGCAGGTAGCGCAGCGGCTAGGCGAGTCATGTACGTTTGTTTCTTGGGCTGACGGCTATCATGAGCTTCATAATGATTTGGAAGCACAGCATTTTATTGAAGTGGTGACAAACTGGCTGGATATGCACACAGATGGCAAAAAGGATCACGCAATTTAATCTAGTAAGCGATTAGGGGGGGAGACCTGTCGTTCGTGTTGAAAGAATTGCTATTACAATTCGTAATCTCACTTATTCCCGTATTTTCCTTTCAGCTCTGGCATTATAAGCAGCGCAAGGAAAAGCATATTCGAGTGTTTATAACGGCTTCAAGCGCAATCGCGATGGTTGCGTGTATGTCGGTTTCGACGGATTTTTATGGATATGACCTAAACTTCCGCTTCGTTCCGTTTATTTTGGGCTCTTTATACGGAGGGGTATATGGTGCCCTTAGTCTTGATCTGCTCTATATTATCCTTAGAGTACCAGCGCTTGACACTGATGCAGATCATATGATTTTTGTCTTTTTCATGCTTGTTCACGCTCCTATTGTATTGCTCTTTGCCAAGCGATTTGGACAGAAGCCCTTGCAACGAAAGCGGCTCATAGGTGTTAAATCGATAGCGCCAATTTCCATCTACATATCCTTAATATTTATCATGTTTATGATGAGTAAGGGCGTTTACTGGTCAACTGAGCTTGTTGCGGTATTCGGTTTATTATTTTTTGGCTCGCTCTTTGCTATTTGGTTGTCTATTTTTATTGTGGAGAAATTTGTTGAAAATTCTCGGCTGCAGCTGGAGCTCAAAAATGTTTCGTCCAGCTATCGGCTGGAGGTGGAAAAACAGCAGCAGTTCATTGATGAAATGCTGCTGGCGATTTTATTCACAGATGAGCGCGGTGTTATCACGCATTTGAATGCTAAGGGCAAGGAGCTGTTCCAACGGCAGCTCGCGGCAAGCGGGGATTTGTTTTCAGAAAATGTACGTATGGAAACCTTTTTTGCTGCAAAAGAGGACAATTCCTATATTAAGCTGCTTGAGGAGGCGCTCGCTGGAGCCAAGAGCAGTAAAGGACCATGCACGGAAGAGGGCAAAACGCTGCTTAAGACAGCATTTGCTATTCGAAGGCAGGAGGATCATTCCATTGCGGGAGCAGCGCTTATTGTCCAAGATGTAACGGAGCTTACGCTGCTGCGCGATGAGCTGGGGCGAATGGAGAGCCTAAGTCTGATTGGACAAATGGCAGCAAGCATTACGCATGAGATCCGCAATCCGATGGCGGTAATCCGGGGCTTTATGCAACTGATGCGGGAGCGCAGCCGACTGAATGAGCAGCAGTATTACCAGATCGTTATGGAGGAGCTGGATCGGGCGAATACCATTATTAGCGACTTTTTATCATTGGCGCAAAATCGTTCCGTCCCCATGCAGAAGCACTCCTTGCAGACGATCATTATGGAAATATTGCCGCTGCTTGAGGCGGACGCCAATCTTAGAGGGCAGGTTGTACAAACGGAGCTTGCCGATGATTTGCCCGCCTTTCTTATGTCGGACAAGGAAATGAAGCAGCTAATTATAAATCTTGTGCGCAACGGCATGGAGGCGATGGAGGCAATAGAGGAAAAGGGCGTTCTGCACATATTTACTCGCTACCTTCCTTTGGAAAATAAAGTGCTGCTTCGGATTCGTGATAATGGCGTAGGTATTCCAGCAGATCAGATGAGCCAGCTGTTTAAGCCTTTTTATACGACAAAGTCCAAAGGAACGGGACTAGGGCTGCCGCTTTGCCTCAGCATTGCTGAAAGGCATAATGGCAAGCTGGAGGTGGAGTCTGAGGAAGGGGAAGGAACGACGTTCATATTAACCTTTATGCTGGAAGAAACGGAGCTATAGTTAGCGTTCTATTGCTCTAATCACATAATGGAAACTAAGCCTGCACATACTACCTTTGCCTGTCAGTCATACAAGACGGATGAAGGAGGAGAATGCATGGAGCGCAATCAAGCAAAGTCTGAACAATCTCTGCAGCAGGAGCAGCAAGAAGCTGAAAATGCTAAAAAGCGCAATGGGACTTCTCAGACCGAAGCCGGTTTCGACAAGAAGCTGGACGGTCCGAATCGCCCGTCTGTCTAATGAGACGAGCGGCGAAGGCTGCCCGCCAGCAGCTGGGAGCAGAAGGCGTGAGGAATATTAAAGCAGCAGCTGCGACATGGACGGCTGTTGCTTTATTTTCCTAACCAGCGTTATAATAGTAACTAAATTTAGGTTACAAGGTGAAACGGCCGAAAGCTGTCCTTTGACGGCGCGTTTCAGTCCGAGAAATAGAAGCCTAATTATAAGTGTCCGCTTATAAATTCTTATATTTTCAAAAAGGAGTGTATTTCAGTGTCCATGTCATTTGAGAGATACATGCTCGATATGGTTCAACCAATGCGTGATGATTTGACGCGTCTTGGCATTCAAGAGCTTCGCACACCCGAGGATGTGGAGCAAAATCTTCCTGAATCCAAAGGTACAGCGCTCGTAGTCGTAAACTCCGTTTGCGGCTGTGCAGCAGGACAATGCCGCCCAGGCGTAGCGGAAGCGCTGCAGCATGATATTACACCAGACCATTTGTTTACGGTATTTGCTGGACAGGATAAAGAAGCAACAGCTAAAGCCCGTGAATACTTTGCGCCGTACCCGCCTTCTTCTCCATCCATTGCTCTAATGAAGGACGGAGAGCTTGTTCATTTCATTGAACGTCACCAAATCGAGAACCGTTCCGCGTCGGATATTGCAGCCGATCTGGCTGATGCGTTCGATCGGTTCTGCCGCTAAGGCAGGAGGAGCTATGAGCTTACAAGCAGATATTATAGCAAGACTTGGCGTTAAGCCTGTCATTGATGTAGATCAGGAAATCCGCACCCGCGTTGATTTTCTCAAAAAATACGTATTGGATTCCCATACGACAGGTCTGTTGATCGCCATTAGCGGCGGCATCGACAGTGCAGTAGCAGCGGGCCTTTGCAAAAAAGCGACCGATGAGCTTACGGCTGAAACGGGGTGCGACTATATGACGCTTGGCGTTTACCAGCCTTACAGCGAGCAGTCGGACATTTCCGACAGCTACGCGGTTTCTGAGGCATTCGGTATTACAAAAACCGTAGAAACGAACATTGGCGAAGCGGTAGACGAAATCGCCATAGAGACGGAGCACGGTTTGAAGGGTATCGGTATCCATCGTCATATTAGCCGCGGCGGTAAAGGCAATGTGAAGGCAAGAACGCGTATGGTTGTCCAATATGCGCTTGCCTTTGACCTCAATTTGCTCGTTGTTGGTACGGATCATGCATCCGAAGCTATAACAGGCTTTTACACAAAATGGGGTGACGGGGCCGTTGATATTACGCCGCTCAGCTCTCTGAACAAACGTCAAGTACGCCAGCTTGCCTCGCATCTTGGCGTGCCGAAGAGCATTCTCGACAAAGCGCCATCCGCTGGTTTATGGGAAGGGCAGACTGATGAGGATGAGCTCGGCATTAGCTACGATGACAACAGCGATTATTTGGAGGGCAAGGAAATTGGTGCTGAGGCGAAGGAAAAGCTGGAGAAGCAATACCTCAAAACCGAGCACAAGCGCGCGCCTATTCCTGGTATTTAATTAAAAACGTATCTTTTAGAAGCTTGTCCGCTGCAAAAGCGGGCAAGCTTCTGTTATTATGGAGCAAATACGCGGTAGGGAAGCGTACATATACGAAAGTAATTATTGAAGGCAGGCGAGGCAATGATAGTAGGAATTGGTCATGATATAACGGATATGAGCAGAATGCAGACGATACTTGCCGGCAGCACGGCGGGGAAGTTTTTGCAGCGAATTTTGACAGAGCAGGAGCTTAAGCTGGCTGAGAGCTATGAAGGAAAACGGAAAGTTCAATTCGCATCGGGTCGTTTTGCCGCGAAGGAAGCGGTAGTTAAAGCGTTTGGCTGTGGCATCGGCAGCATAATTGGCTTTGGCGATATTCATATTTTACGGTCGGAATCTGGAAAGCCGGAATGTATATTGTCAGATGCTGCATGGCAGAGGCTTGGATTAACTGCTGCGGGCGTGCGCGTTCATATTACGATTACGCATGACCGAGAGCTGGCCTCTGCCGTTGCCATTGTCGAGCAGCTTGCTTAATTACTTTGCATATTGTAGCAAAATAGCTAGTTATACAAGATTATGCTACGAATTGTAATGTTGATGTCAACTTTGTCATTATCAGGGGGCTGCATGCCGATAAAGATAAGGAGATTGATTGTTGGGCATTGAAGCCGCCGCTATCATTCGGTGCGTTCTATATAAAGCATGTGTTGGCAGCAGGCTTGCTCGCCGCCTATGGATGGCGGCGGATAAGCCTGCTCGTCTATTTCTTGCCGGCGAGCCAAGCGGCGAGCCCTGCGATTTCTTTGCTTGTGAGACGATCCTTGAACGACGGCATGGAGCCTGCGCCATTTTCCAGCTGTGTCACTATGTCTGCCTCGCTCATCCGGGCTCCAACCTTTTGCAAATTGGTCTGAGCCCCCATGCGGCCTTGCAGGTCTGTGCCGTGGCAGCTGATGCAGTTGGATTTATAAACAGAGGCTGTGCCTTCTGGCGCATCCATATGCGGCGTTGCTTTCGTTCCCGGCTGTGACGTGCCTCCGCAGGCAGCAAGCAGGGCTGTAGTCAGGACTGCAAGCAGCAGCATTTTGACCCAGACTGATAGATTATTACGTAACATTTGGGTTCCTCCAATTTATCCATATTAAGAAATCATAGAGATAGTATAGCGGATTGCTTGCTGCAACTTCCATAGGATTTTGCCAAGGGGGGCGCTATAATAGAAAAGGCTAACAAGAAAATACGTCAAGAGATCGGTAGGCATGGAAGGAATATGGAAATAACGGGCGAACATATGCTCAACCAACAGTTTAAGCAGTTAAAGGTTGATGTAATGGTGGCATCCTATACGAAAAGTCCAGCAGGCTGGATAATGAGGCGTGTGGAGCCTGACTATTTCTGCTTATGCTACATTGATAAAGGTGAAGGCTGGCTGGAATTGAACGAGTCCAAATATAAGGTCAGCGCTGGCCGGTTATATTTGCTGCGTCCAGGCTGGGCAAGAAGATATGGCTCGCTTGGTGCTAATCATTTTATTCATTATTGGTGCCATTTCCGCGCGGAGATGGCTGCCCAATCCTATATCCATTTGGCTCATTTGCCGCTGGAGGTTGAAGTGAAGGACGCGCTGGTCGTCAAGCAGCTGTTTACGAAAATGCTGGCGGCGCAGGAAGATAGCGATCTTACGGGCGAATTGCGGACGAAGGCTGTGCTTTACGAGCTGCTTGCGCTGTTCATGGAGAACAGCCGGACGCAACAAAACACGACATTACTACAGCTGTCGGAGCATGAGCACTGGAATGAAGTGCTCGTCTATGATGAAGTGCTTCATTTTATTGAGGAAAATTTGCAATATCAAATTCCAATTGGCGTGCTAGCCAGGCTGGCCAACCTATCACATGTGGATTTTCATACTGCGTTTAAAAATAAAGTCGGCTGCTCGCTCGTTCAATACATCACGCAGCGGCGAATTGCGACAGCTAAGAAGCTGCTGCGCACGACGAGCCTGCCGATTGCCGCTATTGCTGCGGAGGTTGGCATGCTCAATCATTATTTGTCACGGTTGTTCAAGCAGCAGACGGGCATTACCCCTTCGGAATACCGCCGTATTATTTGCAGCAGCGCATGGCAGGAAGCCGGGCAAACAGATCGAGAGGAGTACGGAAATACATGACAGCGGAAGCGAAACAACATTTTAGCAGAGAGCTGCTGCATTGGTACCAGAGAGGGAATCGCGATTTGCCATGGCGTAAAAGCCGCGACCCTTACCGGATATGGGTATCGGAAATTATGCTTCAGCAAACGAGAGTCGATACGGTTATCCCCTATTATGAACGGTTTATGGCAAAATTCCCAACGGTTCAGGCGCTTGCTGAAGCGCCCGAGCCCGAGGTGCTTAAGTGCTGGGAAGGGCTAGGCTATTACTCGCGGGCGCGGAATTTGCAAGCGGGAGCACGCCAAGTAATGGAGCTGCATCAAGGACAGGTGCCGGATGATAAAACAGCCGTCGCAGCCTTGAAAGGCGTGGGACCCTATACGAGCGGCGCTATTATGAGCATCGCCTTTAATCGGCCTGAGCCAGCTGTAGATGGCAATGTCATGCGCGTGCTGTCCCGCTATTTTGCGCTGGAGGATGATATTGCAAAGCCGGCTACGCGCGTGAAAATCGAAAAGCTCGCCGCCGAGCTGATTCCTGAAGGCGCAGCAGGCGACTTCAATCAGGCTTTAATGGAGCTGGGTGCGCTCGTCTGTACGCCAAAGTCTCCAAGCTGCCTGCCATGCCCGGTAATGGAGCATTGTGAAGCAAGAATCGGAGGGCGCGAGACGGAGCTGCCTATTAAATCGAAGGCAAAGCCGCCGCGGCCGGAAGCACGAATTGGCGTCATTGTGGAAGGGTTAGGCGCACATGCAGGCAAGGTGCTTGTAAGGCAGCGCCCGGCTACCGGGCTGCTTGCGCAAATGTGGGAGCTGCCGCATTTGCTTGTGCCGAAGGAGCTGGAGCCGCTGCTTCATTTCAGCGAGGAGCAGCTGACGGAGCAAGCACCGCTTGGCGGGCTGCTGACCGAAGCGGTCGCGGGCGAGACGGGCTTGCTTATTCGTCCTCATCGTCAGTTGATGGACGCCGATCATATTTTCAGCCATATCCATTGGAAAATGAGAGTTTATAAGGCTGATCTAGGTGCGATGAACATCGGTGAAGCAGTGCCAATGGCGCAAATGGCTGCTGAAGCTGCGGCTGTCTATACAACTGCTGGAATGCAGCTGGAGGAGCAGGTGAAAACTCAGCAGGTGGACACGGAGCAGGGGAAGCAGCTAGAGCAGCAGCTAGAGCAGCAGCTAGAGCAGCAGGGCGAGCTTCACGCGCCGTATCGCTGGATTGGGCCGGAGCATATGGAGGAGCTGGCATTTCCGAATTTATTTTTGAAAATTTTACGCGATTATTGGAATCAGGATTTGTAAAGCCGAGGGGAGAGCATTGGAATGAGTGAAAGATTAAAGCAGCTGTTAGAGCACAAAATCGTAGCAATTGTTAGAGGAATCGAGGATCGCCATGCTGATGCTGCTGGACAGGCATTAATAGACGGCGGTATCCGTCTGATGGAAATTACGCTGAATACGCAGGGCGCTACAACGATGATTCATCGCTGGCGCACCAAATTTGACGATCAAGCGATTGTCGGCGCAGGTACGGTGCTGGATCTTAAAATGGCGCAGGAGGCAGTGGCTGCGGGGGCGCAGTTTATCATTTCTCCGAATCTCGATGAGGAGGTTATTGCATACGGCGCTGAGCATGGCGTATCGGTATGGCCTGGCGTTATGACGCCTACCGAAATCGTCAAAGCTTGGAAAGCTGGGGCGGAAGCGGTCAAGCTGTTTCCGATGGGGACGCTGGGCACTAAATATTTGGCAGAGATTCGCGGCCCGCTGGACCATATTCCGATTATGGCAACAGGTGGAGCGGATTTGCATAATCTTGGTGAATATTTTGGCGCTGGGGCGAATGCCGTCGGTCTGGGCGGCAAGCTCGTTAACCTTGAGTGGGTGCGCGAAGGCAAGCTTGAGCTAGTTACGGAGCGGGCGCGGCAGTTCGTTGATGCGGTTAGCAAGCTTTAATAAGGGGTAGCGGGCAGTCAGCCCAAGGAGTCTATTTGCTATTATAGTTTTCTATCATCTATTGGGGGTAATAAATAAAAGGGCCTGCGGCAACAACGGCCGCAGGCTGCAAGAGAGAATATATAATAAAGGGGGGTCATAAAGCTAGTATAATTGGATAAGATGAATATAACCTGAGCGATATATTACAGTTAGATTACAAGAAGTAAATCGCTTACAAAAAAGGTGGGTGAGCATGATGCGTTTTTCTATATGGAAACCGGCGGTCATCACGGCGGCGGTAATAGGCACGCTTTATTTTACAATGAAGCCGGAGTGGCTGCCTGTATTCGCGGCATCAGAGCAGCAGGGTCAAGGCAGCGGAACGATTAGTCAATTGGAGCAGGAAATGGCCGCGCATTTTAAAAATAGAGAAGAGCATTTTACGCTTCAATATAATGGGGATAGCAGCAAGCTGTCGGCAGAGCTTAAAGCAATCATTGAACGCGCGATGGCGAAGGATGATTATACGGCGTATATTTTGGAATCGTATGTGTATACGACACGCAGTCTCGGCACTCGTTCAACGATCAAGATGGAGGCGAGCTACCGGGAATCGAAGGCGCAGACGGCTGAGGTGGACCGCGTCGTTGCACAGCAGCTTAAGAAGCTGGTCACTCCCGGCATGAATGATCATTTGAAGGTGAAGGCGATCCATGATTGGATCGCAGGAAAGCTGCGCTATGATCAATCGCTGACTCAATATACCGCTTATGAAGCGCTCACGACGGGAAGGGCCGTATGTCAGGGCTACGCGCTGCTTGCCTACAAAATGCTGAGTGAAGCAGGCATAACGACGAGGATTGCCGAGGGTACAGTTGATACAGGTGATCATGCGTGGAATATGGTTAAGCTCGACGGGAACTGGTACCATCTCGATGTAACATGGGATGATCCGGTCTCGAACGACCCTGCGGCGCCAGCTGATACGATCCAGTACAGCTACTATTTGAAGACCGACAAGGAAATGCGTCATGACCATCAATGGAAAAAAAGCTATCCGGCCGCGAATACTTCGTACGCCGCAGAGCTAGACAAGCTTGAGAAGAAGGGCGGCTCTGCCGCAGCTTCTTACAAAAAGCTCGGGCAGCAGCTTGGCTTCCAGTGGCTGAAGCCGGAAAACATCGTCGCTGATCGTGCAGCGCTGACCGAAAAAATTCGTGCTGGCGTCAAGCGCGGAGCGACCAGCCTTGAATTTCGCTATATGTTGGGCGCTACCTTTTCCGCCGATCTCAAAAGCGCCATAGCTGCGCTGAATGTACCGATTGGCTACTCTGCACGCTATGAGCCTTATTTGCATGATGGCTCGCAGCTAGTGAAATTGCAGCTGTCCTATTGAGCCTTCACAAGCCGCACAAGCAATAAGGCAACAAACGAGTCGCCAAGCAAGAAAAACGAGCTAAGCAGCCAAAAACCTCTTGTCTCCCTTCCATTTATTGGAGGTGAGCCAAGAGGTTTTTTTTGAGTTATTAGAATGGAGAAGCTTCAGCCTTATAATCAGCTTATATTTAACCGCGAAACGGAGCGGCAGTATTGGGGCCAGAGGACAACCTTAGCCGTTTGCGCTTGTTTATCGCTGTAAAATGAAAGGTAATCTTAAAGTAAGGGCGCTAAAGTGTATATAGTCCGATCTTTATTTGCCCTGCTGGCGGGCGGCCGTCATTTGCTGCCAGACGGAGCCAGCTGCTTCCTCGCCGCGCTCGATGCGCTCCAAAGCGATTTGGGCTTGCAGCTGAATTTCAAATTCGCTGTCCTGTGCTGCGATGCGCAGGGCAGGAATGGCCGATTCGTCGCCAACCTCATAAAGAAAACGGGCAGCCCGCCAGCGCACAAGCTTGTTCGTGTCGCTAAGCGATTCAATCATTGGCGCAGTAGCGGCAGGATCGCCCCAATCGGAGAGCGTGTCTCCAGCCGTTCTGCGCACCGATACCGATTTGTCGCGGAGCGCCTGAAATAAATAAGGCATCGCTTCAGCTGTGCGAAGGTCGCCCAAATAAACAACGGCTAGCCTTCTGATCGACACGGTGTCGTCGCTCAGTGCTTTAGCGAGAAGGGGCAGCAGCTCGGGCTCTGGCGTCAAGCGGTCAAGCGCGGCATAACGAATGCGCCAGTCAGGCGATTCCAGCAGCTCGGCGATTTCGTCCGCCGTTCGCTGCGCTGGCTTTGCCGGAGCTGCTGCGGCATCGTCGCCTGCTGCCCCTTGCGCCTTCGCGGCGGCGACCAGCTCATTCAGCCTCTCCGTCGTATAGGCGGCTTCCAGCTCGAGGACGACATCGGCGGCAATTTCCTCAAGCTCGCCATAGCGGACGCCGAACTCCTCAAGCTTGCGCTCGCGAATCATGGAGGAGCCGGCCGCTTCGCTGACAGCGTTTGTGAATGGCTCAGGCAGCGCGGAGCGAGCTTCGCGCTCGCCGTTTTTTACGCGTACCTGCATCGGAATGCCCCGATACATCTGTACGAGTACATGCGCCTCGCCATAGCTGTTCTCGGTCAAGGCTGCTTGACCAGCCTCGCTGCCGTCTCCATGCAGCAGCGTCCTTGCTTCACCGAGTATGAGCGCCCAATCCGCACTAGATACGCGGTCGAGGGCAATAAAATCAGCGGTGCGAAAAATGCTGCGCACCCCATCTATAGCAAGGAGGCTTTTCAATGGCTCCGGTGCGTGTTCAGCTTCTTTTTTCGAAAAAGTCTGTCTTACGCCGCGCGGCAGCGATTCATCCATATTCAGTTTCATGGAGTTCGGGCTGGGCGTCGGTTCAATGGATAAAAGCTTCACATTTATCATCCTCCGTTCATACAATTCAAAGGTTATGGGTTTAGTTTACATGAATTTGCAGGAGGATGCGAATCCAAGGTGCATAAGAAGCGGCTGGAAAGTTGCTTCGCTCGCTCGTAGTTGGTATCTTAATGCTATACTCTATTTATATAAAGCGTAGGAGGAAGCCAGAATGAAACCCAGAAGATTTGAAAATCAACAGCAGGTTCAGCAGCATAACTCCTTTAAACAGTTTCAAAGATGGCGCTCGGAAAGATCAAATAAGATTAAAAGCAAGGATTATTCATATACCGTGCCGAATGTAGCGCCGGATCTGCATTATTTGCATCATAACCGCAAGCACCCTTCCGTCACCTGGGTCGGGCATTCGACTTTTCTAATCCAGATGGCGGGGCTTAATATTGTGACGGACCCCGTCTGGTCAGGCAATATGGCCTTTGAAAAAAGGCTTGCGCCGCCGGGCATTCCCATCAGCGATATGCCCCCGGTTGACGTTGTGCTCATTTCCCATTCGCATTATGACCATTTGAACATTAACTCGCTCCGCAAGCTAGGAGGCGGCAAGCAAATTCTTGTTCCTGCGGGGCTTGCAAGCAAGCTTAAGCTCAAAGGCTTCCGCCGTATCAAGGAGCTGCATTGGTGGGAATCGGTTCATATTCATGGCGTTAAGTTCACCTTTGTGCCCTCTCAGCATTGGACGAGGCGCAATCCGTGGGATATGAACAGCTCGCATTGGGGCGGTTGGGTGATGGAGCCCTATGCTGCGATGCCAAGCAGAAGCGGCGACCACTCGCACGAGCAAGCTCAACTGCAC
This window encodes:
- a CDS encoding bifunctional 4-hydroxy-2-oxoglutarate aldolase/2-dehydro-3-deoxy-phosphogluconate aldolase codes for the protein MSERLKQLLEHKIVAIVRGIEDRHADAAGQALIDGGIRLMEITLNTQGATTMIHRWRTKFDDQAIVGAGTVLDLKMAQEAVAAGAQFIISPNLDEEVIAYGAEHGVSVWPGVMTPTEIVKAWKAGAEAVKLFPMGTLGTKYLAEIRGPLDHIPIMATGGADLHNLGEYFGAGANAVGLGGKLVNLEWVREGKLELVTERARQFVDAVSKL
- the mutY gene encoding A/G-specific adenine glycosylase — encoded protein: MTAEAKQHFSRELLHWYQRGNRDLPWRKSRDPYRIWVSEIMLQQTRVDTVIPYYERFMAKFPTVQALAEAPEPEVLKCWEGLGYYSRARNLQAGARQVMELHQGQVPDDKTAVAALKGVGPYTSGAIMSIAFNRPEPAVDGNVMRVLSRYFALEDDIAKPATRVKIEKLAAELIPEGAAGDFNQALMELGALVCTPKSPSCLPCPVMEHCEARIGGRETELPIKSKAKPPRPEARIGVIVEGLGAHAGKVLVRQRPATGLLAQMWELPHLLVPKELEPLLHFSEEQLTEQAPLGGLLTEAVAGETGLLIRPHRQLMDADHIFSHIHWKMRVYKADLGAMNIGEAVPMAQMAAEAAAVYTTAGMQLEEQVKTQQVDTEQGKQLEQQLEQQLEQQGELHAPYRWIGPEHMEELAFPNLFLKILRDYWNQDL
- a CDS encoding transglutaminase domain-containing protein; its protein translation is MMRFSIWKPAVITAAVIGTLYFTMKPEWLPVFAASEQQGQGSGTISQLEQEMAAHFKNREEHFTLQYNGDSSKLSAELKAIIERAMAKDDYTAYILESYVYTTRSLGTRSTIKMEASYRESKAQTAEVDRVVAQQLKKLVTPGMNDHLKVKAIHDWIAGKLRYDQSLTQYTAYEALTTGRAVCQGYALLAYKMLSEAGITTRIAEGTVDTGDHAWNMVKLDGNWYHLDVTWDDPVSNDPAAPADTIQYSYYLKTDKEMRHDHQWKKSYPAANTSYAAELDKLEKKGGSAAASYKKLGQQLGFQWLKPENIVADRAALTEKIRAGVKRGATSLEFRYMLGATFSADLKSAIAALNVPIGYSARYEPYLHDGSQLVKLQLSY
- a CDS encoding MBL fold metallo-hydrolase, which gives rise to MKPRRFENQQQVQQHNSFKQFQRWRSERSNKIKSKDYSYTVPNVAPDLHYLHHNRKHPSVTWVGHSTFLIQMAGLNIVTDPVWSGNMAFEKRLAPPGIPISDMPPVDVVLISHSHYDHLNINSLRKLGGGKQILVPAGLASKLKLKGFRRIKELHWWESVHIHGVKFTFVPSQHWTRRNPWDMNSSHWGGWVMEPYAAMPSRSGDHSHEQAQLHGLGGSASVAERKQQTVGAPNAASTAAKAAEEVDRLGHTDGAGHAARPIAGIAPTVYFAGDSGYFPGFKDIGRKFQIDVALMPIGAYEPEWFMGPQHVTPEQSLQAFEDVEARFFVPMHYGAFKLADDTPREALDRLEACRDSRCIEKERIVVLPHGECWRLAGL
- a CDS encoding virulence factor, which translates into the protein MKLLSIEPTPSPNSMKLNMDESLPRGVRQTFSKKEAEHAPEPLKSLLAIDGVRSIFRTADFIALDRVSSADWALILGEARTLLHGDGSEAGQAALTENSYGEAHVLVQMYRGIPMQVRVKNGEREARSALPEPFTNAVSEAAGSSMIRERKLEEFGVRYGELEEIAADVVLELEAAYTTERLNELVAAAKAQGAAGDDAAAAPAKPAQRTADEIAELLESPDWRIRYAALDRLTPEPELLPLLAKALSDDTVSIRRLAVVYLGDLRTAEAMPYLFQALRDKSVSVRRTAGDTLSDWGDPAATAPMIESLSDTNKLVRWRAARFLYEVGDESAIPALRIAAQDSEFEIQLQAQIALERIERGEEAAGSVWQQMTAARQQGK